The Fusarium oxysporum Fo47 chromosome II, complete sequence genome includes a region encoding these proteins:
- a CDS encoding major facilitator superfamily domain-containing protein, with product MATVTQTDTRLETFELRSSPSPTRNVLDDTEPPHSSKPSTGELLKILSAGFSFFVAGVNDGSIGALVPHIIRDYNVTTAIVSSVYGANFMGWFLGAFSNTHLCQVFDLGSMLTLGAVLQVIAHALRSWKPPFPLFTITFWLASLGQAYQDTHGNTYVSGVKGSHRWLAFIHAMYMAGCLVGPFVATGVASAGSTSRWYLFYTFPLGIGVLNVAFVVYAFWDTLRLKRKQPPTERTLEADESPASRNDDAFSLIKETLKNKNVWLISLFFFFFLGATLTASGWVVEYLVEVRNGDINQMGFVPAGFSGGSLLGRLFLAEPTHRFGVRPMIFAFTILSIGLQVLFWLVPNIIAASIAISLLGFFMGPYFATGISVGSKLFNPRIQSTALAFLFVFAQLGGCLFPIITGLIAASAGVSILQPVLCALLVATSVSWLFVPMPKEDSSMACSSVGGAILESRVCDRAGDDGDYVERVMWDPARATDWELGVTQGGASSDFASQIRYDESQPRSDRGAVEYFTKRQASTDKHKRVSNSPPSSCGHYNHPVKRARKYSPHLFVSTKEERCTERLVHMRDRLDRYKPSTTNGMWPHVVGPDVAPASQTLEYDTSGWKAIVDSMASDINDGNSDMYDRQLNLFMVCAPNTLWDSSPLSDLMEPFEIIVKQRATSDYGTRFHLEIDNSAWAGIPALPSTDLCYKHSLDATEMSDDGPDFDQLADFYCRSLHFEERELPTALREMPIHYYLWQLGQKVTSLSPRNLRGVFVGADFVDEVLKKYTILK from the exons ATGGCTACAGTTACGCAGACCGATACGAGATTGGAGACCTTTGAGCTTCGAAGCTCACCCAGCCCGACGCGGAATGTACTCGATGACACTGAACCTCCGCATTCATCGAAGCCAAGTACCGGGGAACTGCTCAAGATTCTCAGCGCTGGATTCAGTTTCTTCGTCGCTGGCGTTAACGATGGAAGTATCGGCGCTTTAGTCCCTCATATAATTCGAGATTACAATGTCACGACGGCAATCGTCTCATCAGT TTACGGCGCGAACTTTATGGGATGGTTCTTGGGCGCCTTCTCCAACACTCACCTCTGTCAAGTCTTCGATCTCGGGTCAATGCTTACGCTGGGTGCTGTTCTGCAAGTCATCGCTCACGCGCTCCGGTCTTGGAAGCCGCCTTTTCCtctcttcaccatcacctTCTGGCTCGCGAGTCTGGGTCAAGCATACCAAGACACGCACGGAAACACTTACGTCTCTGGAGTAAAGGGCTCTCATAGGTGGCTGGCGTTCATTCATGCGATGTACATGGCTGGTTGTCTTGTTGGACCATTTGTTGCGACTGGTGTTGCTTCTGCAGGAAGTACGTCGAGATGGTACTTGTTCTATACATTCCCACTTGGAATCGGTGTTTTGAACGTTGCTTTCGTTGTCTACGCGTTTTGGGACACTCTGAGACTGAAGAGAAAGCAACCGCCAACCGAACGTACCCTCGAGGCCGATGAATCGCCTGCATCAAGAAACGACGATGCATTTTCCTTGATAAAGGAGActctcaagaacaagaatgTCTGGCTCATtagtctcttcttcttcttcttcctcggcgcAACTCTCACAGCTAGTGGGTGGGTTGTCGAGTATTTGGTCGAGGTTCGCAACGGGGATATCAATCAGATGGGTTTCGTGCCCGCTGGATTCAGTGGAGGATCACTACTTGGGAGACTGTTTCTTGCGGAACCTACACATCGGTTTGGAGTTCGCCCAATGATATTTGCTTTCACGATTCTCAGCATCGGATTGCAAGTTTTATTTTGGCT GGTTCCGAACATCATCGCCgcttccatcgccatcagTCTGCTGGGCTTCTTCATGGGACCATACTTTGCCACA GGTATCTCTGTCGGCTCGAAACTTTTCAATCCTCGCATCCAATCAACAGCTTTGGCATTTTTGTTTGTATTTGCGCAGCTCGGAGGCTGTCTGTTCCCAATCATCACTGGTCTCATCGCCGCCAGTGCGGGAGTCTCAATTCTTCAGCCTGTTCTTTGTGCGCTTCTGGTTGCTACGAGTGTTTCTTGGCTGTTTGTTCCGATGCCAAAGGAAG ACTCAAGCATGGCTTGCTCATCGGTCGGTGGCGCTATACTTGAGAGCAGAGTTTGTGATAGAGCTGGAGACGATGGTGACTATGTTGAGCGTGTT ATGTGGGATCCTGCACGGGCCACTGACTGGGAGCTTGGGGTGACACAAGGGGGTGCCAGCTCTGACTTTGCTTCCCAAATCCGCTATGACGAATCGCAACCGAGGAGCGATCGCGGAGCGGTCGAGTATTTCACCAAGCGTCAAG CAAGCACGGACAAGCACAAAAGAGTCTCCAACAGCCCTCCCTCTTCGTGCGGCCACTATAACCATCCTGTCAAGCGCGCCAGGAAATACTCACCACATCTCTTTGTCTCAACAAAGGAGGAACGATGCACTGAACGTCTGGTCCACATGCGAGACAGACTCGATAGATATAAGCCATCAACTACCAACGGAATGTGGCCTCACGTCGTCGGCCCTGATGTAGCGCCAGCCAGCCAGACTCTTGAATACGACACCTCTGGCTGGAAGGCCATTGTCGATTCCATGGCGAGCGACATCAATGACGGAAACTCGGACATGTATGACAGGCAACTCAATCTGTTCATGGTCTGTGCCC CGAACACTCTCTGGGACTCATCTCCTCTTTCTGATCTCATGGAGCCTTTCGAAATCATCGTCAAGCAACGCGCAACCTCTGATTACGGAACCCGTTTCCAC CTTGAAATCGACAACTCGGCTTGGGCTGGGATACCTGCACTTCCCAGTACAGACCTGTGCTACAAACACTCCCTGGACGCAACCGAAATGTCGGATGACGGACCCGACTTCGACCAACTCGCCGACTTTTACTGTAGATCATTGCACTTTGAGGAGCGGGAATTGCCAACTGCAT